One window from the genome of Desulfobaccales bacterium encodes:
- a CDS encoding SGNH/GDSL hydrolase family protein — protein MADQSAPASQNWFERHPKKTIVLGLFIFLLAATYGVEKFLAYINHAHNLVLFTDRRYINLREILPHVDAVDVPPDKAVRTSDGLLQKPYRVRTDDQGFMLPYNRYDKPDFSLFFLGGSTVACIYVDEDQRYPYLAGQLLEQKTGKKITSINSGVGGNNSLHSIDILLNKIIPMKPDVVVMMHNINDLVALIYDKTYWGKNPTRQPIVNFYFYKNLTGLKALSTLARDMYIPNLHAATRILSHKIFGKKVKDADDEFAYIRGKKISIDEAAITDEFKMNLQTFINICRARRITPVLMTQFNRYKPNPDPKVMAAMQGFESDSGISVSEFTALYAKFNEAIREVGKQNGVQVIDLAHLIPQDSKYIYDVVHLNTKGSQLAAQLISDQLQPMVPQ, from the coding sequence ATGGCAGATCAATCTGCACCAGCCTCGCAGAACTGGTTTGAACGCCACCCCAAGAAGACCATCGTCTTAGGTCTCTTCATATTTCTCCTGGCCGCCACCTATGGCGTCGAGAAGTTTCTGGCCTACATCAATCATGCCCATAATTTGGTGCTTTTTACGGATCGGCGCTACATCAATTTAAGGGAGATTCTGCCCCACGTCGACGCCGTGGATGTCCCTCCGGACAAGGCGGTGCGGACCTCCGATGGCCTGCTGCAAAAGCCCTACCGGGTCAGAACCGACGACCAGGGCTTTATGCTGCCCTATAACCGCTATGACAAGCCTGACTTTTCCTTGTTTTTTCTGGGCGGTTCCACGGTCGCTTGCATTTACGTCGATGAAGACCAGCGCTACCCCTACCTGGCAGGCCAACTCCTGGAGCAAAAGACCGGAAAAAAGATCACCTCGATTAATTCAGGGGTCGGCGGCAACAACTCCTTGCATTCCATAGATATTCTCTTGAATAAAATTATCCCGATGAAGCCCGACGTGGTCGTCATGATGCATAACATCAACGACCTGGTAGCCCTGATATATGACAAGACGTATTGGGGGAAAAATCCCACCCGGCAGCCCATCGTCAATTTTTATTTTTATAAGAATCTCACGGGGCTTAAGGCCCTCTCCACTCTGGCCCGGGACATGTATATTCCCAACCTGCATGCCGCCACACGCATATTGAGCCATAAGATTTTCGGGAAGAAGGTGAAGGACGCCGACGACGAATTTGCCTATATCCGGGGCAAAAAGATCAGCATCGATGAAGCCGCCATCACAGATGAGTTCAAGATGAACCTGCAAACCTTCATCAATATCTGCCGGGCCCGCCGGATCACCCCGGTCCTTATGACCCAATTCAACCGGTATAAACCCAACCCCGACCCCAAGGTCATGGCTGCCATGCAGGGCTTTGAGTCCGATTCCGGGATTTCCGTGAGCGAGTTTACGGCTCTCTATGCCAAATTTAACGAGGCCATCCGGGAAGTGGGAAAGCAAAACGGCGTGCAGGTTATTGACCTGGCCCATCTGATCCCCCAGGACTCCAAATACATTTACGACGTGGTGCATCTTAACACTAAGGGGTCGCAACTGGCCGCGCAGTTGATCAGCGACCAGCTTCAACCCATGGTGCCGCAATAA
- a CDS encoding glycosyltransferase family 4 protein, translated as MPTIALIGPELFPIPPIRGGAAELFIEKVASRLTGWRPVVIGVSDPELPQHEWRGQAEYFRVPLSGWRKRLYCRYREYFPLYDRQVARIINRVQPDLIHVHNRPLLALYLERRLRHPIPIILHMHNLSASLGKRERPRPATVIPMAGFAACSQFVLDRERQRLGSGASLYRVIYNGVETAAYASRWDPAAGVQEVRRAYGLEAEPTVLFAGKLREAKGVHILVKAMTRVWEIAPQAVLVLVGGTEYGLNRTMRETPFMAQLRRDLAQAQGKVVLTGFIPPDAMPRAYLLGDVFVGPSQIEEGLGLVFLEAAAAGLSVIATRRGGIPEVVRDGETGLLLSRPDDDAELAAKIIRLLDDVPLRQRLGQQGRARVEADFSWQKIAGTLETFYDEVREQSSGIRD; from the coding sequence ATGCCCACCATCGCCCTGATCGGACCTGAACTCTTTCCCATCCCGCCCATCCGGGGCGGGGCCGCGGAGTTGTTCATCGAGAAGGTGGCATCCCGCCTCACCGGCTGGCGTCCGGTGGTCATCGGGGTGTCCGACCCGGAGCTGCCCCAGCATGAATGGCGCGGCCAGGCAGAATATTTTCGCGTGCCTCTCTCGGGCTGGCGCAAGCGGCTCTACTGCCGCTACCGGGAATATTTTCCCCTCTATGACCGGCAGGTGGCCCGGATCATCAACCGGGTGCAGCCGGACCTCATTCACGTCCATAACCGGCCGCTCTTGGCCTTATATCTTGAGCGCCGCCTGAGGCATCCGATTCCCATCATTCTGCACATGCACAATCTCTCTGCATCCTTAGGAAAACGGGAGCGGCCCCGCCCCGCCACCGTTATCCCCATGGCCGGCTTTGCCGCGTGCAGCCAGTTCGTGTTGGACCGGGAACGACAACGGCTGGGGTCGGGGGCGAGTCTGTATCGAGTCATTTATAACGGGGTGGAAACTGCCGCCTATGCCTCCCGCTGGGACCCGGCGGCCGGAGTCCAAGAGGTGCGCCGCGCCTACGGCCTGGAAGCTGAACCCACGGTGCTCTTCGCCGGGAAGCTCAGGGAGGCTAAAGGCGTCCATATCCTGGTTAAGGCCATGACCCGGGTCTGGGAAATTGCGCCCCAAGCGGTGCTGGTGCTGGTGGGCGGCACCGAATACGGGCTTAACCGCACCATGCGGGAGACGCCGTTCATGGCGCAATTGCGCCGAGACCTGGCGCAGGCTCAGGGAAAAGTGGTGCTCACCGGGTTTATCCCGCCAGACGCCATGCCCCGCGCCTATCTTTTGGGCGACGTCTTTGTGGGTCCGTCCCAGATCGAGGAAGGCCTGGGGCTGGTTTTTCTGGAAGCGGCCGCAGCCGGCCTCTCCGTTATCGCTACCCGCAGGGGCGGCATCCCGGAGGTGGTACGGGACGGAGAAACGGGGCTGCTCCTTTCCAGGCCAGACGACGACGCCGAACTGGCCGCTAAAATCATCAGGCTTTTAGACGACGTTCCCCTGCGACAACGCTTGGGACAGCAGGGCCGGGCGCGGGTTGAGGCCGACTTTTCCTGGCAAAAGATTGCCGGAACCCTGGAAACATTTTACGATGAGGTCAGGGAGCAGAGCTCAGGGATTAGGGATTAG
- a CDS encoding glycosyltransferase family 9 protein, which yields MWHKLLIGISRRYLKRQVRRHPPAPLSALSPAKVRRVLMISNTALGDTLFSTPAIRALKERYPAWELEVLAHRVFGDLLTHNPHVAKIWTYPGRNRRLLTLARELRHRSYDLVIILHGNDPEATLLAYFSRAPYIIGSARSPLACVYSAAVAFTDPDEHAIERRLDYVRLLDADTTDKRMDLFLPPEIQERARAILIEHFGEIPPLLLALHPTGSDPYKWWPEASFIELGNFLYESYHAPLLIISGANDRPQAEAIAAHIAGPTLVTGGRYSLLTVAALLSHCRLLVANDSGPLHMGLALGVPTIGLLGADDPRRVGPYVVEWGVALHKREEVCDLQPCLLKKCPENRCLTAIKVDEAVALIKNWWKPTRQ from the coding sequence ATGTGGCACAAACTTCTCATCGGCATCTCCCGCCGATATCTTAAGCGGCAGGTCCGCCGTCATCCACCGGCGCCTTTGTCGGCCCTGTCTCCGGCAAAGGTGCGGCGCGTCCTGATGATCAGCAACACCGCCCTGGGGGATACCCTGTTTTCCACCCCGGCCATCCGGGCCTTAAAGGAGCGCTATCCCGCCTGGGAATTGGAGGTCCTGGCCCACCGGGTCTTCGGGGACCTCCTGACGCATAATCCCCACGTGGCGAAAATCTGGACCTATCCAGGCCGCAACCGTCGCCTCCTGACCCTGGCGAGGGAGTTGCGCCACAGATCATATGACCTGGTGATCATCCTCCACGGCAATGACCCCGAAGCCACCCTGCTGGCCTATTTCTCGAGAGCTCCCTATATCATCGGCTCGGCCCGCAGCCCCTTAGCTTGCGTTTATTCGGCTGCGGTGGCCTTCACCGACCCCGATGAGCACGCTATCGAGCGGCGCCTCGACTACGTGCGCCTCCTGGACGCGGACACCACCGACAAGCGCATGGACCTCTTTTTGCCCCCTGAAATACAGGAGCGAGCAAGGGCCATCCTTATAGAACATTTCGGTGAAATCCCCCCCCTGCTTCTGGCCTTGCACCCCACCGGCTCCGATCCCTACAAGTGGTGGCCGGAAGCGTCGTTCATCGAGCTGGGCAATTTTTTGTACGAGTCCTATCACGCCCCGCTTCTCATTATCAGCGGTGCAAATGACCGTCCCCAGGCCGAAGCCATCGCTGCGCACATTGCCGGCCCCACGCTGGTCACCGGCGGCCGCTATTCCTTGCTCACCGTGGCCGCGCTCTTAAGCCATTGTCGCCTCCTGGTGGCTAACGATAGCGGTCCCCTGCACATGGGCCTGGCCCTGGGTGTGCCCACCATCGGCCTCCTTGGAGCCGACGACCCCCGGCGGGTGGGGCCTTATGTGGTAGAATGGGGCGTGGCGCTTCATAAACGGGAAGAAGTGTGCGATTTACAGCCGTGTCTCCTGAAAAAATGCCCCGAGAACCGGTGCCTGACGGCGATTAAAGTGGATGAGGCGGTGGCATTAATCAAAAATTGGTGGAAGCCGACCAGACAGTAA
- a CDS encoding CoA transferase: protein MSDDLKKEVQEAPLLWPLTPIPTFEEVYDPKICTEASREISTIFEGWLHPKHEMAKPEALGQIRVLECGHGGLQANAMFGGAYMGELGANVIMVEPPGGSPIRKLAAFGRKRYMFKDNVNGDLCGGGFLHECRNKQSITLDLTQAAGREILKKLVVHADVLIENYAPGQFDDWGIGYRQLSKINPRLIYVWNGQKGQWGPLKDQPGELYPSSPCASGWCHATGLPKSFGGTPIRSGEKSDDILCGNLTAHGTIAALIFREKSGKGQFIEVTSSEAHARIHDYAWGWYGMDGSSKPRYGNWDLAINIYSVNPCKDGYMMVGGGHDRLWYRIWKTVGKDRPELEDMILDEPTLRVVIDRVGHDQQVKTCTILTDWMKDYTREECRAKLLAEEVAAGGVSFIDEVAEEPHYKYRGMVRAIETAHYGKVLFCGSLFYGHRTPGRVKDLGRPVGYDNSDVYRKFCNFDTAKLNELYGKGLI from the coding sequence ATGTCCGATGATCTGAAAAAAGAGGTTCAAGAAGCACCGTTACTGTGGCCTCTAACCCCGATCCCGACTTTTGAAGAAGTCTATGACCCCAAAATCTGCACCGAGGCGTCTCGGGAAATCTCCACGATCTTCGAGGGCTGGCTCCATCCCAAGCATGAGATGGCCAAACCCGAGGCCTTGGGCCAGATCCGGGTCCTGGAATGCGGCCACGGCGGGCTCCAGGCCAACGCCATGTTCGGCGGCGCCTACATGGGCGAACTGGGGGCCAACGTCATTATGGTGGAACCGCCCGGCGGCTCCCCCATCCGCAAGCTGGCGGCCTTCGGCCGCAAGCGCTACATGTTCAAAGACAACGTCAACGGCGACCTGTGCGGCGGCGGTTTCCTGCACGAGTGCCGTAATAAGCAGTCCATCACCCTGGATCTGACTCAAGCGGCCGGCCGGGAAATCCTGAAGAAGCTGGTAGTCCATGCCGACGTGCTCATCGAGAACTATGCCCCCGGGCAGTTCGACGACTGGGGCATCGGCTACCGCCAGCTCTCCAAGATCAATCCCCGCCTGATCTATGTCTGGAATGGCCAGAAAGGCCAGTGGGGCCCCTTGAAGGACCAGCCGGGCGAGCTCTATCCCTCCTCGCCCTGTGCCTCCGGCTGGTGCCATGCCACCGGGCTGCCCAAGAGCTTCGGCGGCACCCCCATCCGGTCCGGCGAAAAGTCCGACGACATCCTCTGCGGCAACCTCACGGCCCACGGCACCATCGCCGCTCTGATCTTCCGGGAAAAATCCGGCAAAGGCCAGTTCATCGAGGTGACCTCGTCGGAAGCCCACGCCCGCATCCATGATTATGCCTGGGGCTGGTACGGCATGGACGGCTCCAGTAAGCCCCGTTACGGCAACTGGGACCTGGCCATCAACATCTACTCGGTCAACCCCTGCAAAGACGGCTACATGATGGTCGGCGGCGGCCATGACCGGCTGTGGTACCGCATCTGGAAGACCGTGGGCAAAGACCGCCCCGAGCTGGAAGACATGATCCTGGACGAACCCACCTTGCGGGTGGTCATCGACCGGGTCGGCCATGACCAGCAGGTCAAGACCTGCACCATCCTCACCGACTGGATGAAGGACTATACCCGGGAAGAGTGCCGGGCCAAGTTGCTGGCGGAAGAAGTAGCCGCGGGCGGCGTCTCCTTCATCGACGAAGTGGCGGAAGAGCCCCACTACAAATACCGGGGCATGGTACGGGCCATCGAGACGGCCCACTACGGGAAAGTCCTGTTCTGCGGCTCCCTGTTCTATGGCCACCGGACTCCGGGCCGGGTCAAAGACCTGGGCCGTCCCGTGGGCTATGACAACAGCGATGTCTATCGCAAGTTCTGCAACTTCGACACCGCCAAGCTGAATGAGCTGTACGGCAAAGGGCTCATCTAA
- a CDS encoding glycosyltransferase encodes MDQDRKITVLFIIKPERGAGAEMVLVDAAKRLNPDRFRVICGLLTPDTEQIIPARLRTVDFRMPGLNGWVWLRFFFHLCWVIYWHGVDAIHVNSYVPGNYTRLAAALMQVPIVIDHWHGFTRITRKRRFICRALSRFTDLSLAVSQGVKDYLVKEIGLDPDKVRVVPNGVDIAAIDAARPGPGVRRELGLPEGAPVIGLVGRLDHWGKGHKELFSAMTQLKERYAVHALIVGGGRREAEVKQMAASLDLAGQVHFLGSRRDVPDLLQAMDIFVLPSYSEGLSLALLEAMAAGLPVIVSRVGGNPEVVTDGATGLIIPPRDAEALAQSLERFLADPAGAKELGKNARRHVEANYSLERLGKGINEIYEELAEKKFGQTSQV; translated from the coding sequence ATGGACCAAGATCGAAAAATCACTGTCCTGTTCATCATCAAGCCGGAGCGAGGCGCAGGCGCGGAAATGGTGTTGGTGGATGCGGCCAAACGCCTTAATCCGGACCGCTTCCGGGTGATCTGCGGCCTGCTGACCCCTGATACGGAACAGATTATCCCGGCCCGGCTGAGAACGGTGGATTTCAGGATGCCGGGGTTAAACGGGTGGGTGTGGCTGCGCTTTTTCTTTCACCTTTGCTGGGTCATCTACTGGCACGGCGTCGACGCCATCCACGTCAACAGCTATGTGCCAGGGAATTACACCCGCCTGGCCGCGGCACTGATGCAGGTTCCCATCGTCATCGACCACTGGCACGGCTTCACGCGCATTACCCGCAAGCGCCGCTTCATCTGCCGCGCGCTATCGCGCTTTACCGACCTCAGTCTGGCGGTCTCCCAGGGGGTTAAAGACTATCTCGTCAAAGAAATCGGCCTGGACCCGGACAAAGTCAGGGTGGTGCCGAACGGGGTGGATATCGCTGCCATTGACGCGGCCCGGCCCGGCCCGGGGGTGCGCCGGGAATTGGGGCTGCCGGAAGGGGCGCCGGTGATCGGTTTGGTGGGCCGCCTGGATCATTGGGGTAAGGGCCATAAGGAATTGTTTAGCGCCATGACCCAACTTAAAGAGCGCTATGCCGTACACGCCCTGATCGTGGGCGGCGGCCGCCGGGAAGCAGAGGTTAAACAGATGGCGGCAAGCCTGGACCTGGCTGGCCAGGTGCATTTTCTCGGGTCGCGCCGGGATGTGCCCGATCTGCTTCAGGCCATGGATATTTTCGTCCTGCCCAGCTACAGCGAGGGGTTGTCCCTGGCCCTCTTGGAGGCCATGGCTGCAGGCCTGCCGGTGATCGTAAGCCGCGTGGGGGGCAACCCGGAAGTGGTGACCGACGGCGCGACCGGCCTCATCATTCCGCCACGGGACGCCGAGGCCCTGGCGCAGTCCTTGGAGCGATTCCTGGCTGATCCGGCCGGGGCCAAAGAATTGGGGAAAAACGCCCGCCGCCACGTGGAGGCGAATTATTCGTTGGAGCGCTTGGGAAAGGGAATTAACGAGATATACGAAGAATTAGCGGAAAAGAAGTTTGGGCAAACATCTCAAGTTTGA
- a CDS encoding cupin domain-containing protein, whose protein sequence is MNDFPEFMKAPRNKISSSSQYAAGIEGYVFDGAEGSQMAFWTCAVDGISKEHVHDFDEYFVVIQGKYTIMIGGHKIPIGAGEEYFIPKGLAHAGEYIAGTRTIHAFGGKRAEREIAE, encoded by the coding sequence ATGAATGATTTTCCGGAATTTATGAAAGCTCCCCGCAACAAAATCTCTTCGAGTTCTCAATATGCCGCCGGTATTGAAGGATACGTCTTCGATGGCGCGGAGGGTAGCCAGATGGCATTTTGGACCTGTGCAGTGGATGGAATATCAAAGGAACATGTTCATGACTTTGATGAATATTTTGTGGTGATTCAAGGAAAATACACCATAATGATTGGCGGCCATAAAATACCCATAGGTGCCGGTGAAGAATATTTTATCCCCAAAGGGTTAGCCCATGCAGGTGAATATATTGCCGGCACCAGAACCATACATGCTTTTGGAGGAAAGCGGGCCGAAAGAGAAATTGCGGAATAA
- a CDS encoding CoA transferase yields the protein MTEHLDKLPFEDYCKTIFNKDALFDKPEALSGYRVLSCTQYILGPAAAAYLGELGAEVIKIEVPRLGEPMRHCSPYNESWFYPVSRWNPGRGTSPAFQGANHNEYFVTMDYRKPEAKEIFYNMVQKSDAMVWNYRPGTFDRWKIGYGACKEVNPRIVLAWCGGFGGFGPGRNWASYDILGQAKGGVFSFTGHRAGRASAGFPSKHTTWIMDYSVGMLVSTGMLAGLYWRDTVSNLGNFFECSQVQGSTRYTEYALPLWGRSGVVRMRWGNWDTEICVNGICACGLSSHPHSDHPAEKEEGYICVQAYTDEDFGKLMNLIGRPDLGKKYASHDDRVEARAQEEIYPAIEEFLKDKTKEEANRVFSSKGIISQPLLTVLEAANCDHFLERGALGWYDDPFYGDVFTQKVMYKMSESPPRLKHVHRPVGSDNEEIYQRVIGLSLDQIREMEAKEVI from the coding sequence ATGACCGAACATCTGGACAAACTACCCTTTGAGGATTATTGCAAGACTATCTTCAATAAGGACGCGCTGTTTGATAAACCCGAGGCCCTAAGTGGGTACCGGGTGCTGTCCTGCACCCAGTACATCCTGGGTCCCGCCGCGGCCGCCTACCTGGGCGAGTTGGGAGCCGAGGTTATCAAGATCGAGGTGCCCCGCCTGGGTGAGCCCATGCGCCACTGCTCGCCCTACAACGAGTCCTGGTTCTACCCGGTATCCCGGTGGAACCCGGGCCGCGGCACGTCGCCGGCCTTCCAGGGCGCCAACCACAACGAATACTTCGTTACCATGGACTACCGCAAACCGGAGGCCAAGGAAATCTTCTACAACATGGTGCAGAAGTCGGATGCCATGGTGTGGAACTACCGGCCCGGCACCTTCGACCGCTGGAAGATCGGCTACGGCGCCTGCAAAGAGGTCAATCCTCGGATCGTTCTCGCCTGGTGCGGCGGCTTCGGCGGCTTCGGCCCCGGCCGGAACTGGGCCTCCTACGACATCCTAGGACAGGCCAAGGGCGGTGTCTTCTCCTTCACCGGCCACCGGGCCGGCCGGGCGTCTGCTGGCTTCCCCAGCAAACACACCACCTGGATCATGGACTACTCCGTGGGCATGCTGGTCTCCACCGGCATGCTGGCCGGCCTCTACTGGCGGGACACGGTCTCCAACCTGGGCAACTTCTTCGAGTGCTCCCAGGTGCAAGGCTCCACCCGCTACACCGAATACGCCCTGCCCCTGTGGGGCCGTAGCGGCGTCGTCCGGATGCGCTGGGGCAACTGGGACACGGAAATCTGCGTCAACGGCATCTGCGCCTGCGGCCTCTCCTCCCACCCCCATTCGGACCATCCGGCGGAGAAGGAAGAAGGCTACATCTGCGTCCAGGCCTACACCGACGAAGATTTCGGCAAACTGATGAACCTCATCGGCCGGCCCGACCTGGGCAAAAAGTACGCCAGCCACGACGATCGCGTCGAGGCTCGGGCCCAGGAAGAGATCTACCCGGCCATCGAGGAGTTCCTGAAGGATAAGACCAAGGAAGAAGCCAACCGCGTCTTCAGCAGCAAAGGCATCATCTCTCAGCCCTTGCTCACCGTTCTGGAAGCGGCCAATTGCGACCACTTCCTGGAGCGGGGCGCCCTGGGCTGGTACGATGATCCCTTCTACGGCGACGTCTTCACCCAGAAGGTCATGTACAAGATGAGCGAGTCCCCGCCGCGCTTGAAACACGTGCACCGCCCGGTGGGCTCCGATAACGAGGAAATCTACCAGCGGGTTATCGGCCTCAGCCTGGACCAGATCCGGGAGATGGAAGCCAAGGAAGTCATCTAA
- the lsrF gene encoding 3-hydroxy-5-phosphonooxypentane-2,4-dione thiolase → MDWGMENRLGQLMPNGKCFFMPIDHGYFQGPTRRLEKPGETIKPLLPYVDAIFCTRGVLRSAIAPAGSKPIVLRVSGCTSMVGKDLANEELTTSIEEIIRLNAAAVGISIFIGSEYERETLKNLATLVNACEGYGIPVMAVTAVGRELDKREYRYLALSCRIAAELGAKVVKTYWCDEHFDKVVEGCPVPVIMAGGPKCETDLEVLEFVSDGIQKGAVGINLGRNVWQSAHPAAMAKALRAVVHDNASPKQAHEIFKEAKENK, encoded by the coding sequence ATGGATTGGGGAATGGAGAATCGTTTAGGCCAACTGATGCCCAATGGCAAATGTTTTTTTATGCCCATTGACCATGGTTATTTTCAAGGGCCGACCCGGCGTCTGGAGAAGCCGGGGGAGACCATAAAACCTCTTCTCCCTTATGTGGATGCGATCTTCTGCACCCGCGGGGTTTTGCGTTCTGCCATAGCTCCTGCAGGCAGCAAACCTATTGTGCTGCGGGTCTCCGGATGTACGAGCATGGTAGGCAAGGATTTGGCCAATGAGGAACTCACCACCTCCATTGAAGAAATCATCCGTTTGAACGCCGCGGCCGTGGGCATCTCCATCTTTATCGGCAGCGAATACGAAAGGGAAACCCTCAAAAATCTGGCCACTCTGGTCAATGCGTGTGAGGGCTACGGCATCCCGGTGATGGCGGTAACCGCCGTGGGTCGGGAGCTGGATAAACGGGAATACCGTTATCTGGCTTTGAGCTGCCGCATCGCCGCGGAACTGGGCGCCAAAGTGGTAAAGACCTATTGGTGTGATGAACATTTCGATAAGGTCGTGGAAGGCTGTCCGGTTCCGGTCATTATGGCCGGCGGGCCCAAGTGTGAGACCGATTTGGAGGTCCTGGAATTCGTTTCTGACGGCATCCAAAAAGGGGCGGTGGGGATCAATCTGGGCAGAAATGTCTGGCAGAGCGCTCATCCCGCGGCCATGGCCAAGGCCTTAAGGGCCGTTGTGCATGACAATGCTTCCCCCAAGCAGGCTCACGAGATTTTCAAAGAAGCCAAAGAAAATAAATAA
- a CDS encoding DUF2283 domain-containing protein translates to MKIFYDNEVDALYMRLGDETPEGVIEIAEGVSIDTTSNNRIVGIEILNASKKIDLKTILSYTLELDKDLLTQKTA, encoded by the coding sequence ATGAAAATATTCTACGACAACGAGGTTGATGCCTTGTATATGAGGCTCGGAGATGAGACGCCAGAGGGAGTTATAGAAATCGCCGAAGGTGTTAGCATCGATACGACTTCTAACAATAGAATAGTGGGTATAGAAATCCTCAATGCCTCCAAGAAGATCGACCTCAAGACCATACTATCTTACACGCTGGAACTCGATAAGGATTTGCTTACTCAGAAGACCGCATAA
- a CDS encoding helix-turn-helix transcriptional regulator, translating to MSAILRAEAESLPLEEVLPDLNQGSAIRGLRFREGLTQEQLAHLLEVKRTNLSEMENGKRPIGKNMAKRLAQVLKTDYKIFL from the coding sequence GTGTCCGCCATCCTGAGGGCTGAGGCCGAGTCCCTCCCTCTGGAAGAGGTTTTGCCTGACCTGAACCAGGGGAGCGCCATTCGCGGCTTGCGCTTTAGGGAGGGCCTAACCCAGGAGCAACTTGCCCACTTGCTGGAGGTCAAGCGCACTAATCTCTCCGAGATGGAAAACGGTAAGCGCCCCATCGGCAAAAACATGGCCAAACGCCTGGCTCAGGTCTTGAAGACAGATTACAAGATTTTTCTCTAA
- a CDS encoding alcohol dehydrogenase catalytic domain-containing protein: MIVAKYYNNNDIRLEQLPIPKIGPGEILVKVRASGICGTDVMEWYRIKKAPRILGHEIAGDIALSQSDKYRVGQRVFVSHHVPCQDCKYCREDNQTACDTLHQGNYDPGGYSEFVRVPKINVDYGVYILPDQVSYLEGTMIEPLACGVRGLGLIDIRAHHTVLILGCGISGILNIQLAKLTGARVIATDINEYRLKKAAEFGADEVIHAAQDINMKADRVIVCTGAYAAVEQAFRCIDKKGIILLFAIPNRDIAIPIPDFWRNELTVTSSYGAAPADLATALNLIATQKINVKDTITQTLPLEQIQAGFKIVAEAKESLKVVLEVN; the protein is encoded by the coding sequence ATGATAGTCGCAAAGTACTACAACAATAACGATATTCGTCTGGAGCAGCTTCCCATCCCCAAGATCGGCCCCGGGGAGATTTTGGTCAAAGTCCGCGCCAGCGGTATCTGCGGCACCGATGTGATGGAATGGTACCGGATTAAAAAGGCGCCCCGGATTCTCGGCCACGAGATTGCCGGCGACATCGCCCTGTCCCAATCTGACAAATACCGCGTCGGCCAGCGCGTCTTTGTCAGCCATCACGTGCCCTGTCAGGACTGCAAATATTGCCGGGAAGACAATCAGACGGCTTGCGATACCTTGCATCAGGGCAATTATGATCCCGGCGGCTACAGCGAATTTGTCCGGGTGCCCAAGATCAATGTGGATTACGGGGTCTATATCTTACCGGATCAGGTTTCCTATCTTGAAGGCACCATGATCGAACCCCTGGCCTGCGGGGTCAGGGGCCTGGGGCTGATTGATATCCGGGCCCACCACACCGTTTTGATCCTGGGCTGCGGCATCTCCGGCATCCTGAATATTCAGTTGGCCAAGTTAACCGGTGCCCGGGTCATTGCCACAGATATCAATGAGTATCGTCTGAAAAAGGCGGCAGAGTTCGGAGCCGATGAGGTGATCCATGCCGCTCAAGATATCAACATGAAAGCGGATAGAGTCATCGTCTGCACCGGCGCTTACGCCGCGGTGGAGCAAGCCTTCCGTTGCATCGATAAGAAAGGCATTATCCTCCTCTTCGCCATCCCCAATCGGGATATTGCCATCCCCATCCCGGACTTTTGGCGCAATGAACTCACCGTAACCTCCTCCTACGGCGCCGCGCCCGCGGATTTAGCAACCGCCCTAAACCTCATTGCCACCCAAAAAATCAACGTCAAAGACACTATCACGCAGACCTTGCCGCTGGAGCAGATCCAGGCGGGCTTTAAGATTGTGGCTGAGGCTAAGGAATCTTTAAAGGTGGTATTGGAGGTTAATTAA